The genomic interval TCTGAAAGAATGTAATTGTTCCCAGAGTGTCTTAGAGAATAAATTAAGTGCGGTTATTTCAAGGTTGGGACCCTTGTCTGCAGaatttgttttcatttgaatGATCCTAAATAAGTATTTAGAGACTAGTCACAATGCATGACTAATTGCTTTAGTAATATGTGGCTGAACAGTCTGAATGGCTCTCTTTGGTAAGAAAATGATACATTTGAGGCATTCAGCTGCAGCAGAAATGTCACACATTGGTGTAGAAACCCAACGTCAATATCGTATGCCTAAAAAAATTAGTGTTCCATTAGCATTTGGTTGGtgtcaacaaaaaaaaacccgGAATAATGAAGGTAAATCCGTCTCAAAGCACTGCCATAGACTACACCGGAATCTTGATGACTAAAGCTTTTCATTTTCAAGGGGACAGCTTTACCTCATTAGGGCTGTCAGCCCATCTGCTGCTGCTacaatgaggtcacactcaggttggaggagcaacaccacatATTCCATCTGCATAGGCACCAAactgatggcatcaacattgatttctctaacttccagtaactagtcccccttctcccttctctcttcatTGATTCCCCATTCTGTTTTACTTCTTTTCTcttcctcacctgtccatcaccttcctctggtgcccctccaccttccctttcttctgtggtcTGCTGTCTTCTCCTACTAGGTTCTATCCTTTCTGGCATTTTACCTCTTACATCTATCTCCTCCCATCCTCTCACTTCATTCCTCCTCCCCAACCCACCCACtgtccccctcacctatcacaacttgtcctcctccctcttcacccctccACTGACTTTTGCCGcctcctttctggtcctgatgaagcacatcaggcagcatctatggaggaaaataaacagttaacgtcttggccagaaacagcaactgtttattcccctccatagatgctgcctgacttgctgagttcctccagcattttgtgtgtgctgctcaaggtttccagaaCCTCTTATGTTTAAAGTTTGCCTCTTACGCTTTTGGACACACAAGCAGGAAATAAAATGTTGCATCAGAGACTGCGGGCTTCTAATCTTATCCAGTTTAGTGAAAATAATGTTCACTTTTGGTCAGAAAATTATGTGTCAAAGCCCCTCTAGGGATaccttcctccaagaggacctcaAACTTGTTgaagcttgcatgcctcaatgactaggagagctatgttggcaggagtcagggctttatgctttggctttttGAGGGGCCACCtatgctaaacaggtcaaagggtagaggtcacaCTATGAGTCTTCCACCAGTCCTATAGAtttgggagttcagctcagggataacaaccctgactggtcaaaaagttgttatggaaacagcagagaaaaatcctctgtgtctgacggtattcctgagtctctaccCGGGAATTGCAtgattgacagtagtgaaaaccacaAAGAAGTGACTGGTACATTGAATGAAGCCCAAGATAAAGATGCTGAACCACACCTGGGACACAGTAGAGTAGATGGCCAATAGAAAGATAGAGATGGAtgaccttcattgttgccctaattATCAGCAGCGTAACTGGCATTTGATGATTGATAGAGATAACTTGGCTTGAGATTTGGGAGATGATTTAATGTAGAGATCATTTACTCATGAGTGAGTGGTTCTTCCTTTCAAAAGGGACATCTTGCTTTCTGAATAGCAAGCAAGCTCATCCCTGTTCCTTGCCAGGGTTCATCTCACTTCCAACATCTATGCTGCAAGTAATAATTTATATACCATGACCACTTGTAAAGTCTTGCTAGGAGCAAATGAGTTGCCACATTTCATCTCTGTAATGAGTGCAATGCAATGGTACTTAATTGATTGTGCTGCACGTTGGAGCAGCCCAAGGCAGTGAAAgttagtcatacagtcatagagtcatggagctcAGAAACAAGTCATATGGCCCAACCCGTCCACGTCAACCAATATGCCTTCCCAAACTAGTTCAACTTCCCTTCATTTCGTATGCATTCCTCTGAATATCTTTTAAAAGTCATGCCTCTACTATTTCCTCTGGCAATTTCTttcatttccctctctccctcccccaactttatgtgaaagaaattcctctcagcttccttttaaatctttcccttgtcaccttaaacctatacacACTAGTTTCAGACTCCACAATCCTAGTAAAAAAAAGTGTGACTATTCACCCTATctttacccctcatgattttataaacctttgtAAGGACACTTCTCAAAAGATAATATATAATGTTATTTATCattgtccatggtctcctcttgtgccaagatgagtctACCCTCAGAATGGTGGAgtaacacattatattccatctgggtagcctccagccatATGCCATGAATATCTATTTCTCTCTTGGTGAAAtcaaaattccctccccctcaccaccccactgtggcctttcacctcttcttacatgcccatcacttccctgggtcctctcctcctaccctttctcctgtggtccactctcttctcctatcagattccttcttctccagcacttaacctttcccacccacctggcttcaccgatcaccttctATCTATCCTCCTACCTCTCCccacatctttccccttcctctccagtcctgaagaagggtctcagcttgaaatattgtctgcttattcatttccacagatgctgcctgacctgctgagttcctccagcattttgtggatgtgctttggattttgagcatctgcagacttacttgtgttcatgaaatttatttatttattattcgtTTTATTCAGGGACACATCATGGTAacagccatgtgaccaattaatctactaacatgaacacctttggaatgagggaggatctggaggaaacccacacaatcaatgtggagaatgtatgaactctttacagacagtgacagaatTGGACTTGTGTTACTGGTGATGTAAGTGCATTATACTGACAGCTATGATCGGATAATTGAGAATTTATGCAAATCTATACTAACAGAATATGACAAAGGGAATGACTCGATCACAATCATATATCAGTCCATTATATCACTAACTTATCTCAGTACATTTTAACATGAGAAATGCAAATGGTGTCACTGATTAACTGGACTCGAAACTCACACTCGTTCTTCAATCATATTTTATTTGCTTGTGCACACAGAGATCGTATGACCTCTGTCACCAAACTGTTCTAAAGTCTGAACACAACAATGCTATTTTTAAACAGAATTGACAGTCTTTTTTGGGTATTGACCATTAAACTGTGGATGTTCAAATTCCTGACTTGCAAGATCTATCACCATTCACAAtgcagattcaaagttcaaagtaaatttattatcaaagtacatatatgtcaccacatacaactctgagattcattttcttgtgggcatactcaataaatccatactaGAATAATAATCAATGCacaactgtgctgtctttacgacagttatttagtttataatattttcgcttagtaattcattcaatagtattttctagttagaattagaagtgtttaaagtatattcattgcatgtaaaatatatcggcatgcgatgacgtcacatccggtttcgccgcgtcttgtggaaaaataccggtttgaaattagcgcgagggtgggggcttaccacgaggctcacctgagcagaagttgttttgcaggcatgagaaatcacagtgagagcaacgctgtaagttaatagataatcgatatattgaactaagatgttaatgccgatcctgttagaagtaacgacggtagataatgtttatgctttcgttagttaaagagtcgcggatagtttgcatggaagtgtatttaaagtagtcaatggagcaggtaaactctccctgtatactgcaccttagtgtaatgtagttatagtcacctttgcaagtatttaaacttgaaatgtgatattaaggaaggaacaaatactgtatcaatcttgtattgttttatcaacagttttcaccatatgttaatgtgaagagtgaacagtaaatggttaatcttactgcgatctggtttcattgactgtggtttatccggacgttgaattcggcgttattagtacacccgaaggagaacgttacagtgaaaaagcggcattatcaggtgtttcaagtgctgcaatgtcagctcgatccaggaTCAAGTCAATGgtgcccagcgacaagggcagtagaacgacatcaagtaagtccacccaggcaagagccaaggcagaagccgccaaggtgcgactgtgttacgccagacaagaagcagttttgaaaatgaaacaggccaccagagaagctgaaatccagaaagaaagggctgccagaaaagccgaaatccagaaagaaaaggctgccagagaagccgaaatccagaaggaatgggacacccgagaagccgaaacccagttggaaatggcaaaaatatcgacagagttgcaagtgctgcagcgagaaagagaagaagaagctgccatggcggaagcaaagtacatagaagaagctgaagggtcgcgtgatctgaccgcagtaagatctactttagaaaggaccagactggaacgcacaagcgactacgtacaatatcaaatagacaggcaggctcgtctcccctctccatacgtattcgataatttccccagctacgaggaacctcagagagtcacgattgcatcacatccatacgaggaaggaaatttaccctcacggctccgtgatgaagtcaagaatgaaagaaccgacaacgctccttcacccccacaacaggacggcggggagggagaggttcactccagggcaacaattgtcagctcgaactgtacagaagtttgcggtcaaactcagtcaagccgttcttgttccgagatctgcctcactgaggtgtaccctaaagaagcacaacaagacattaccaagcgtaaagtaaccgacgagacgctaggtcagtcagttttcgttcaaaccgaggacggaaacaaacttgcacaatcagctcaagataccatttctttaaaacccaaagacaccaaggtcttcagagatgaagcaaataatggggttgccccattgcctttcagagaaccacgccagcgctcaccagataacaaagagcaggcagtcaaacggttcacgtccttacggaaaacccagaaaaggaaacctgagatgcagcaacgcacccgattggcccacgaggtactgtgcaccctaatggcagaggtcacagccattataaacgcacaatcattcctacctgtgtcttctgacccagaaaacccctttatactttcgccatcaacgctccttacgcagaaggcaggagcacctcctccaccaggagacttctcagacaaggatttgtacacaaagcaatggagacaagtccaggctctggcaaatcagttctggcctcgctggagacaaaaatatctacctttgttgcaacagagacaaaagtggacagaaccccacaggaatcttcaggttggagacttagtcctgctcagggacaagcaaatcgctcgcaacagctggccaatggccagaatcactgctacattccctagcggggatggacatgtcaggaagatcgaattgaagactaccgaccaaggcgatgtgaaaatttaccaaaggccagttacagaagttattctacttctacccaatgactgattaagagactaagtttgtactctgctcattgtgaccttacgaaggtcaagcggggagtgtgctgtctttacgacagttatttagtttataatattttcgcttagtaattcattcaatagtattttctagttagaattagaagtgtttaaagtatattcattgcatgtaaaatatatcggcatgcgatgacgtcacatccggtttcgccgcgtcttgtggaaaaataccggtttgaaattagcgcgagggtgggggctcaccacgaggctcacctgagcagaagttgttttgcaggcatgagaaatcacagtgagagcaacactgtaagttaatagataatcgatatattgaactaagatgttaatgccgatcctgttagaagtaacgacggtagataatgtttatgctttcgttagttaaagagtcgcggatagtttgcatggaagtgtatttaaagtagtcaatggagcaggtaaactctccctgtatactgcaccttagtgtaatgtagttatagtcacctttgcaagtatttacacttgaaatgtgatattaaggaaggaacaaatactgtatcaatcttgtattgttttatcaacagttttcaccatatgttaatgtgaagagtgaacagtaaatggttaatcttactgcgatctggtttcatt from Hypanus sabinus isolate sHypSab1 chromosome 3, sHypSab1.hap1, whole genome shotgun sequence carries:
- the LOC132391931 gene encoding uncharacterized protein LOC132391931, coding for MSARSRIKSMVPSDKGSRTTSSKSTQARAKAEAAKVRLCYARQEAVLKMKQATREAEIQKERAARKAEIQKEKAAREAEIQKEWDTREAETQLEMAKISTELQVLQREREEEAAMAEAKYIEEAEGSRDLTAVRSTLERTRLERTSDYVQYQIDRQARLPSPYVFDNFPSYEEPQRVTIASHPYEEGNLPSRLRDEVKNERTDNAPSPPQQDGGEGEVHSRATIVSSNCTEVCGQTQSSRSCSEICLTEVYPKEAQQDITKRKVTDETLGQSVFVQTEDGNKLAQSAQDTISLKPKDTKVFRDEANNGVAPLPFREPRQRSPDNKEQAVKRFTSLRKTQKRKPEMQQRTRLAHEVLCTLMAEVTAIINAQSFLPVSSDPENPFILSPSTLLTQKAGAPPPPGDFSDKDLYTKQWRQVQALANQFWPRWRQKYLPLLQQRQKWTEPHRNLQVGDLVLLRDKQIARNSWPMARITATFPSGDGHVRKIELKTTDQGDVKIYQRPVTEVILLLPND